The window GCGGCAGTTTCATATCGAACTGGTCTTGCGGGAGATTTTTTGACGGGATGAGGTAAAAGAGAGGAACAGGGTTTCATCAACAAGGAGAGAACACCATGCGTTTATGCAAATGGATACTGATGCTGGCGGCGATACTTTTTCTGGGGGGATGCCTGGCTATGAGCCCCGGTTTTGAAACACCGACGGTGGGGCTCAAGTCCTTCCGTTTCCTCCCCTCCGACGGGGGCGTGCCGCGCTTTGAAATCGGCCTGCACGTGGTCAACCCGAACCGCTCGGCACTCAAACTGGAAGGGATCGTCTATTCGGTGGTCCTGGCCGGGCACAAGGTCATCACCGGCGCTTCCGCCGACCTGCCGGTCATCGACGCCTACAGCGAGGGGGATGTCACCCTGACGGCGACCGCCGACCTGTTGCGCAGCATCGGCCTCTTCTCCTCCCTGTTCAAAAATCCGCAAAAGCCTTTCAGCTACGATCTGGAAGCGCAACTGGACATCGGTCGCCTGCACCCGCGGATCAAAATCCATGAAAAAGGGGAAATCTCCCTGCAGGACGCGGCGAAATAAGGGCTCAGGTCGACTCTTCGGCCATCACCCGCACCAGCGTCCGACGCAGTTCGGGGCGCAGGGCGTCCCTCTTGCCGGTTTCCCCTTGGCGCAGAGCGGCGAGGAAGCTTTCGAAAAGGCGGCGGCGCTCACGATCCCAGCCCGCCGTCAGCCCCTGTTTCCCTTCGGGGAGGGCCAGGGTCGGACTTTCGCGGCGGGCGTGGGCCCAGTTGCTGACACACTGGAAGTAGATGAGGGCGCGGTCAAGCAGGACAAACATCAGCTGCGGATTTTTCAGGGGGCCGACCTGGATGCGGCAACCGCCCAACTCCCGGGAGAATGGGCCGATATCGACCTTGAGCCGTGACAGGGGGCGGGTACCCGACCAGCCGGCAAGAGCGCCGAGCGCCCCGGCGCCGAGGGTGAAGACGCCGAAGCTGATACCGGCGGCGGCCACGTCGAGGGCCGCGCCGGTCGCCGCACCGACCGTGGCCAGGGCGATGCTCAGCTGCTTGCGGGTCAGGCCCAGCGCCTCCCAGGTCTCCTCGGAAAAAAGATCCTGCGCCGCCACCGTTTCGGCGGCGAGGTCGACAGCGAAGACGTTGTGCAGAAAACGCCCCTTGAGCTCCCTCCGGCAGGCCTCTTCGAGCCGGGCGAGCTTCTTTTGAAACTCTACCGTGAGCCGTTCGCGCACCCGCTCACGTTCCCCTTCCTCCTCCGCGCGGCTGATCTCTTCCAGCGTCAGGGTCAGCGCCTTTTCCAACATAAGCAAGATGGCATCGGCGCAGGCTTCCAGGCGTCCGTTCCAGTCCTCCCTGAGGGCCGTCACCACCCGCTTGAGGGGCGCGCCCCATTCCTGCTCGATGTGCCGCAACGCCTCCAGCAACTCGATCCGCTCGCGAAAGGTCGCCCGGTGGGCGTTGAACTGAAGATTGACGTTAAAAGTCTTGGCGAAGGCCGCCTTCCACTCGTCGAGATAAGCGGTCTCGTCGCTTTTGGCGTTGATTACCGCCATGCGCGGCCGTCCGGTGAGGCGCAATATCTCCATTTCCGCCTCGTCGTTGGCCCGCGGGGGGCGCGAGCCGTCGACCACGTAGATGATCCCGGCGTTATCCAAGAGCGGCTGCAACAGCTCGCATTCGTCGGCGAAGCGGGGATCTTCCCGGTGCAGGCGGATGAAATCCTCCAGCAGGCGCCCCGGTGGACCGGAATAGCTCTTCATCCAGCGCAAGGTCGGCAGCGGCATCTGGAAGCCGGGGGTGTCGACGAAACGGGCCAGCGGCTCGCCGTCGAGGGTGATGGCGTAGCTCACGCAGCGGCGAGTTTCCCCGGGCACCGCGCTGATCGGGACGAAATCGTCCTCGGTCAGGGTCGAAACGACGGAGGATTTGCCTTCGTTGGGATGACCCATCACGGCAAAGACGGGAACCTCAGTCATGGGCGGACCTCCAGTTGCGAACCAGGAGCGCGCCGTCGCCGAGGGTGGCGAGACGGCCGCGCCAGATAGCGAATTCCTGCGCGGGGGTCGGCATCCTGGCGCCCTCCCCGCCGTCGCGACCGACCAGCACCAGGGTCAGCAGCCGCTCCTTGCCGAGGGCGCGGCGCAGCGCTTTGAGATATTCGAGGGTGGCGGTGATGCAGGGCTGCCAGCCTTCGAGCACCAGCACCGGCGAAATTTCCGTCGGTTCCGCCGCCAGCGCCGCCAACACCGCGGCATCCTCCTCTTCATCGAGCCGCACCGCCTCGATCCCCGTCACCTCGCCGCAAAACTGCTCCGCCAGCGCCGCGCGCCAGGCTTCCGCCCGTCCCTCCGCCAGCAGTTCTTCGGGGATCAGCACCCGCAGCCGAAACAGTTCCGGTTCGGGGGACGTCTCCACATAGTCCGCCAAGGGGGCGGGCCCGCCGACTGGAGTATTCTCCTTGCCGATCCGCATTTGCCCCTGGCGCATGCGCCGCAGCAGCGCCTCGCAGCGGGCATCAGTGAAGGCGAGGCGGCCCTTGGCGCGGGCGCTGCCGAAGAGGGCGACGGCGAGAAGCAGCAGACGGGGAAGAAAGGCATAGACGAGAATCGCCCAGAGGAGGAAATACCACCAGGCCTGAAGATCGGCGTTGGCCAGATGTTCCAGACCCTCCTTGAGAAAGACCCGCGAGCCTTCGACCTGCGCCAGGGTCGGATGGGAACGGGGGGGCTCCGCCAGCGCCGACCAGGGCCAGGCGATCCACGTCGCCAGCCGGTAGACCTGCTCGGCGGAAACCTGGGCCGTAGTCTGCCAGCTGAAGGCGAGATCGGCGACCCAGCCGCGCAGCAGCACCGTCAGCCACAGGCCGAGAGCGAAACCGAGCCCGGCAAGCTGCATCCAGGCGAAGATCAGCCGACTCAAAATCCCGGCATGCAGGCTCCCCCGGGCGCGCAGACTGCCCCAGACCGAGGCGCCCT is drawn from Desulfuromonas acetexigens and contains these coding sequences:
- a CDS encoding LEA type 2 family protein — protein: MRLCKWILMLAAILFLGGCLAMSPGFETPTVGLKSFRFLPSDGGVPRFEIGLHVVNPNRSALKLEGIVYSVVLAGHKVITGASADLPVIDAYSEGDVTLTATADLLRSIGLFSSLFKNPQKPFSYDLEAQLDIGRLHPRIKIHEKGEISLQDAAK
- a CDS encoding GTPase/DUF3482 domain-containing protein; amino-acid sequence: MTEVPVFAVMGHPNEGKSSVVSTLTEDDFVPISAVPGETRRCVSYAITLDGEPLARFVDTPGFQMPLPTLRWMKSYSGPPGRLLEDFIRLHREDPRFADECELLQPLLDNAGIIYVVDGSRPPRANDEAEMEILRLTGRPRMAVINAKSDETAYLDEWKAAFAKTFNVNLQFNAHRATFRERIELLEALRHIEQEWGAPLKRVVTALREDWNGRLEACADAILLMLEKALTLTLEEISRAEEEGERERVRERLTVEFQKKLARLEEACRRELKGRFLHNVFAVDLAAETVAAQDLFSEETWEALGLTRKQLSIALATVGAATGAALDVAAAGISFGVFTLGAGALGALAGWSGTRPLSRLKVDIGPFSRELGGCRIQVGPLKNPQLMFVLLDRALIYFQCVSNWAHARRESPTLALPEGKQGLTAGWDRERRRLFESFLAALRQGETGKRDALRPELRRTLVRVMAEEST
- a CDS encoding DUF2868 domain-containing protein, whose translation is MAKQKQEDWDLAALADLEYFLGRDAEADEEDLAVRDRELYRGRLQQSPPLPRRVLLRRWLELRRDAALARGEGGLPGAAVAALVRLLPLLLFGGALISGAGLAWGVLSYAGARPINLFVALLLLVLLPFLLALASAFLPLARRLTGGDVSGPVVTALTGALFTRLGRFLAGKGQGASVWGSLRARGSLHAGILSRLIFAWMQLAGLGFALGLWLTVLLRGWVADLAFSWQTTAQVSAEQVYRLATWIAWPWSALAEPPRSHPTLAQVEGSRVFLKEGLEHLANADLQAWWYFLLWAILVYAFLPRLLLLAVALFGSARAKGRLAFTDARCEALLRRMRQGQMRIGKENTPVGGPAPLADYVETSPEPELFRLRVLIPEELLAEGRAEAWRAALAEQFCGEVTGIEAVRLDEEEDAAVLAALAAEPTEISPVLVLEGWQPCITATLEYLKALRRALGKERLLTLVLVGRDGGEGARMPTPAQEFAIWRGRLATLGDGALLVRNWRSAHD